A segment of the Carya illinoinensis cultivar Pawnee chromosome 1, C.illinoinensisPawnee_v1, whole genome shotgun sequence genome:
aatttcttttgtcgtagcacaagtcattattctattaaactcatttccattgagagtattaaataataaattcatagcaattaaattcaaagtataaagtctaacGTCTTcgcgatcaaactcttcttcttcctttttgacctttactccatcaactatttttgttggaatataaggtccatttacaatgcattttcagatttctcgaTCTTGAGCCTGAAgtaatattctcattttaactttccagaatgagttattgtctccacaaaagagtggaggctgactgctagattgaccttcaccaaataaaGCTGTAATGTtagtcataagatcttaactcaaaagatagttaatcttataatagagctcttagctctgataccaatttttgcccaaatgactaacacaagaggggggcaaattgagttgtattaaaaaaaaataacaattatagatcaaatatataatagaaaatacaaacaaaatacgaaatcgtaataaatataaagagtaaggatatgagagaagcaaactcagtatgttaatgaggttcggccccactgcctacatccttgcctcaagctaccccttgaggatccccaaattcactattcaacctctttcaagtggagatagaaacctattacacctttgaacaataccgctacaaaggatccgtgtagaacaccctctacgcttgcaatcaccttacatgtggtaATTCAATTATTCCCTGTGTATAACACTTTCTTCaagcacaagggttatacatacccttttactgatacaggagctgatagtgggtaggttatcagaaaaaactcctcaatgagtgaaataagtacaatacagcgtaaactatatttctctcaaaatgaacaaggattaaggctcaatgcttagagaagagagaatgaaagttttgaatgaatgttgtatgctctggatgttgtgaatgtgaaactctcaaatgatatatttataggcatatgagacttcatattcaaatttaaaaagattcacatgtaaaagacaatatcatttattttttcaaaaaattcaaataaaagattcttctttttcaattgtcaaagacaacatcattcatttttcaaaaatttcaaacctaatcttttacttttggcatatgacaaaaggagcacactttacttttcaaaaaaattcaaatctagttatttattttttgcatatgacaaaataaacacactttactttttaaatttttcaaacaaaatcatctaccttttgcataagtcaaaaaaagtatcaatcacttttaaaaatatttaaataaaacatgcacatgtgaaagatgacaatcaatcatctttaatatttttaaaattcaaccatttaattaaggtatgcacatgtgaaagatgacaatcaatcatctttcaaaatttttaaatttaattttcaaaatattcatgcatatgtggaaaatgtattttaatgctttatgataaaatattaattttgaaccttaatcttaatttcaaatttttaagagatttacagtattattctatgactttaatgtgaacttgttcccttcttgctcatgcttgtttccttgatgtgcttgactccattatgtagacaacttgagtttgagactcctttattctttgaattcatttgttatcatcaaaatccatgtgtagatatataattacacaaaacttgaaaccttgggttcaacataacTCATCGGCAAAAAATTTGGGAAAGTCTTCAACTATGGGTATCCCACAGATTTCTTCACTTCTTGGCTAGCAAAGCCGAAATCACTGGAAGGGTGGCCTTAACTGACGCTCATGCATAACTCATCCTCTCATCACTTGGGGGTTCAAATACGACTTCTGGCTTCCAACAGTGTATATTAGCATAGTGTTCaaatagccaatccatccccaAGATTAGGTCAAACTCCATCTGACTGAATACTAGTGAGTTAGCCTTCATTGTCCTTCCTTCCAACTCTACAAGACCATCCTTAACTAAACAAGTACAAGCTAATGTATTCCCATTAGGAATTAACACTACAACCCATCAATAGGGGGGGTTGATTGAAATGACCTCGAAGGGGAATATGTTTTCCTGGTGTAATGGCCAATATGGTCTTGCTTGCTCTTGGGCAAGGTTGGATCGTGCTCTGACGAATGCCTCTTTTCTCTCGGCATTTTCTAATGCTATATGTTCTTATTTGCCTCGTTCTACTTCGGATCATGCCCCTATGATGATAGAGTTGAAGAAAGACCCTTGTTCGTATGGTCCTTccccttttcattttcaacaaaTGTGGGTTGATCATCCTAATTTTCTGGATTGTGTTCGGCAAGCTTGGTCCGTTCGTGTTGATGGAACGACTATTCAGAAGTTGGTTATCAAGTTGAAACAGACTAAAGTGGCTTTGCAGGCTTGGAATAGACGGGTGTTTGGTTACACTTTGGAACGGATTTCTACCATTGAAAATCAAATTGAGGAGCTTGAACTTCAGTCTCAATTAAATTGGGATGCTAATCTTGATAATGAGTTACAGATGGCCAATGCTGATTTGGCAATGTGGCATCGTTGAGAAGAAATTCGTTTAAGAAAAATGGCAAAAATAAAATGGGTAATAGAGGGTGACCAGAATACCAGGTTCTTTCATGCTTGTCTTGCCTTAAAGAGAAGTAAGCGGATTCTTGGTATGCGGTCAAATGATGCAGTGTTTGAGTCTCCAGAGAGCATCCATCAAGGTGCAGTTgattatttctcttcttttttacaAGGTGAGCCGACTTCTGAACACCCTAATTTTGATGGTCTTATTGATCCGGTTATTTCTGATGAGGATAATGTCTCTTTGCTTTGTGCTCCTTCATTGGAGGAAGTTTCTACTGCCTTGTTATCTATTCCAGTTAACAGTGCTTTGGGTCGTGATGGTTTTGGGTctgatttttataaaagttgCTGGGAGGTGGttaaaaatgatttgtgaaAAGCAGCGTTGGAATTCTTTGactcaaaatccattccaaagTTTTTACTGCTTCTTTTTTGGTGCTAGTCCCCAAAGTGGACTCTCCAacaggttttgataagttccgTCCCATCAGTCTTTGTTCgattttttataaactttgcTCCAAAATTATTGTCAACCGGTTAACTGGCCTTCTACCTCATTTGGTCTCAATGGAACAAGGAGCCTTTATTCCAGGTATAAGTATCTTTGAGAACATTAGTCTCACTCAAGAAATGGTCCAGTCTATTAATAAGAGGAACCATGGTGGCAATATTATGTTAAAAGTAGATATGGCAAAAGCTTATGATCGTGTgaattgaaatttcttgataaaGATCATGTTGCGGTTTGGTTTTTCTCCTCAGTTTTGTGACTTGATATATTTTTGCATATCTAGTTCCTAGTATTCAGTTATGATGAATGGGACAACTAAAGGTTTCTTTCCAGGAGGCCGTGGCATAAGACAAGGTAATCCATTATCTCCTTATATGTTTATTATTCAACAAGAGATCCTCACTCGGATGATTCATTGTAGCGTGGCTGAGCATAGATTTGGGCAATTTCAGCAGGGTAGAGGTACGTCTATTATTTATCATTTGATGTATGCTGATGATGTGGTTATTTTTTCTAATGGGAGCCAAAGATCGGTTCGGGAGCTTCTAAGTATTCTAGGACAATATGAAAGATGGTCGGGACAAGCCATCAATAAACATAAGTCTGCTATGTTTTGCTCCAATAAAATTTTCCATTCACGGAAGAGACGTCTTCTTCGCACCACTAGTTTTGTAGAGGGTCATTTTGCTCTCAAATATCTTGGAGTGCCCATTATATTGGGTCGTCTTAAGCAAGTACATTTTGAAGATATGCTGAATAAAATAAGGAAGAAACTAAGTGGCTGGAAAATGAGACTTCTTTCTTCTGGAGGAAACTGATTTTATTACGTCATGTTATTTCTAGCATGGCTCTTcatctttttactattttgcagATTCCTCAAGTTGTCATAAATAAGATTCATCAAATGATGAGTTCGTTCTTTTGGGGCGAGTTGAATGGGAAGGATAAGAAGAAATGGGTAGCCTGGAAACATATGGGTATGCCTGTGGCAGAAGGCGGTATTGGGGTGAGGCTTCTTCATGAGGTTCAGACAGTCTTGCACATGAGGTTTGCCTGGAATCTTCTACGAGGTAATTCTCTATGGGCCAATTTCTTCAAAGCTAAATATGTTGGATCGAAACCTTGGTTATTAATAGATGATGCTAAAGGTTCAAGATTCTAGAGAATGACTGCTCGCTGTATTCCTTTGGTTTTGAATAGTTATAAATGGAGAGTTAAAGAAggagatatttatttttggtatgataaatggTGGGATAATGGTCCTTTAATAAATGAATTGCCTCTTGTGGGTCAACCTTTGATGAAAATCAAAGAATGCCGTTTGTCTGATGGATGGGATGTGAACTTGCTTGAAAATTTAGTGGGATTAGAGAATGTTGATGATATCCTTGTCTCCTTATCTGGTCCTAATTCGGGTAAGGATGTTCTTGTCTAGACCCAATCAGAGGAAGGGTTGTTTTCAGTTCAGTCTGCATGGCAGTGTATTAGAGTTAGAGGCACTTCTTTTGAATGGCAttcttggatttggcataatAGTATTCCTTTGAAAATGTCTATCCTTTTCTGGAAGGCTTGGCATAGGgctttgagtgtggatgataggCTGCGTCGAGTTGGTATTCCTATTGTCtccaaatgtgattgttgtTGTGTTGGTCACTATGAAGACATAAATCATCTTTGAGGGcgattttccaagaaaaatttGGTTAACATTCTCTAATCTATTTGGGTTACCAATGGGTAGAAATTGGGAACAACATGTTTCCTCTTGGTTCCGGCGTGCTAAGTCATCTTCTCAGGTGGGAGTTATTGTGGGCCTCATGCCTGTCATTATTATCTGGAGACTTTAGAAGCGAAGATGTCTAGCATGAATGGAGGGTTCTTTAGAATCCTATGATACGGTTATCAAGTCAATATCTTTTTGGGTTCGATCGCTTGGTCTTAAGGGTGATAAGTATCATACTTTATCTCGTTTTGATGGCATGATCCTGGAGGCTTTACACATTAGAGCAATTCCTTTAAAAGAAAGGATTTGTAAAGTGGTGCAGTGGCATAAACCTCCATCAGGATGGTTTAAATTGAACACAGATGGAAGTAGTCTTGGGAACCCGGGCTCTTGTGGTACGGGTGGTGTCATTCGCAATGATACTGGACAGCTAGTGAAAGCCTTTGCCTCTCCTAGTGGTATGGGTTCTAATAATAAAGCAGAACTCCTTGCTCTTTTATATGGCCTGTGGGTGTGCATTTCTCTCCATCTTTCTAATGTAATTGT
Coding sequences within it:
- the LOC122311447 gene encoding uncharacterized protein LOC122311447, yielding MNGTTKGFFPGGRGIRQGNPLSPYMFIIQQEILTRMIHCSVAEHRFGQFQQGRGTSIIYHLMYADDVVIFSNGSQRSVRELLSILGQYERWSGQAINKHKSAMFCSNKIFHSRKRRLLRTTSFVEGHFALKYLGVPIILGRLKQIPQVVINKIHQMMSSFFWGELNGKDKKKWVAWKHMGMPVAEGGIGVRLLHEVQTVLHMSYKWRVKEGDIYFWYDKWWDNGPLINELPLVGQPLMKIKECRLSDGWDVNLLENLVGLENVDDILVSLSGPNSGKDVLV